Within Myxococcales bacterium, the genomic segment CAAACGTTGTTGTTTTCGGCCACTGTCGAGGGTGACGTCATGCGAATGTCAGAGAGGTATCTCTCCGATCCCGTCTTACTTTCTCTCTCAAGCGATGCAGTGGGCGCGGCGGGAATCCGGCATTTCGTGTATCTGGTTAGCGGCAAGAATCGGGTGTCGGATTTGAACGCAATTTTGCAAGGGGAGAACCCGGAAACTGCACTTATTTTCTGTAATACCAAAGCACAAACCGAAGCCGTAGTGAAAGAGTTGCGCAGCACCGGCATCAACGCCGAATGGCTAAATGGCGATTTGCCCCAGCGCGAACGCGAAGCGGTCCTCGACCGCACACGCACAGGCAAGCTGCGCTTTTTGGTCGCTACGGATGTGGCGGCGCGCGGCATCGACATCTCGCACATCACCCATGTCATCAACTACACGTTCCCGGAGTCCGCGGAACAATATGTGCATCGGACAGGGAGGACAGGACGGGCGGGCCGCACAGGTACAGCCATATCATTGGTGGCGCCGACAGAGATCGGTAGTCTCTACTATCTACGCTTGCAGTACAAAATTCATCCCATAGAGCGTTCTTTGCCCACCGATCGCGAGCACAAAACCCGCTTGGAAATGGAACGGATGAGACAGGTGATGGGAGAACCTGGCATGATTGGGGAAAGCGACCGAGGAGTCGCCCGTCGCATATTGGCCCGCCCGGACGCTGAAGAGGTGGTTGCCGGCCTGGTGGCGCGCATTCAACAGCTTCCAACGGCAGCGGAGAAACCAGCAGCCCCAGCACACGCAAGCGCGGCAGAACCAGCAGGTCCAACACAGGCAAGCGCCGCCTCGGGCCCACGGTCTCGCTCGGGATCTCGTCGGAGGAAGCCTCCTTCAGAGAGCGCTGCGTCCAACCTTTCTGATGCTGGGGGGCGACTGCTGTATGTGAGCCTAGGCCGCAGGGATGGATTTAATGCCGATGAGATCGTGCGTTTCGTTAGAGAAAAATGCGGCCTCGAGCAAGGGGAAGTCTCTCAGGTACGGGTTCGAGATTTTTATAGCTTCATGAGTGTCCCTCCTACGGTAGCGAGCCGGGTGATTGAAACACTCAATGGGCAACAAGTTGGCAACAAAACCGTGGTGGTGGAGGCTGCCAAATCACTATGACCTTTAGGCTGGGCTTCGAGGTTTTGTGCGCGGTGGCTATTGCGGTGATGATTTCCTGCAAAGACGACAACGCGACGGCATCCCGCGGGCTTGAATCGATGGGTATCCGACATGAGCGGCCCAAACGCGCCCAAGAGCAGCCGCGCCGCACGCAATCCCCAAGCCGCTTTGCATTTAGGGCAAAGCAACGCCCGCCTGGTGCCGCCCCGCACTTTGACATCGGACCATCGGAAGAAGAGGAGAAGACCGCAAAGCCTGCGAGCACTGGCAACGTATCACGGCGGGACTACGAGGCCGAACTCATTGAGCTGGCTGCTGACCCAGGGACGTGTATCTCTCAAACCGAGGCCGCTTTAGCTCCGCCCCAGGTAACAGTGCGATTCGATGCGGTGGTCTCGGCGCAAGGCATCATCAGTCGCATCGAGGCATCATCTGCCGATCTCAACGAGACAAGTGTTGAGTGTTTGAGAAAACGTGTCGCCCAGGGACGTTTGAAACCGCCCCTCGAGGCTGCGCCTCGTCGGATCCACGCGACCTGGACGCTGGTGCGCCAACCGTTGGACCCAAAATAGGATTGTGGTGTGGGCCTCGCCGGGTTTATTGCGCGCACGTGCTTCGGTTGGCAGCGCAGCCTAATATTTCCGCGACACCTCGCGCGTGAGAAAGGAGACGATCAAGGAATAAACCCCTTGGCGGAGCGCTGGTGGTTATCGACCGAAGAGGGAGATGTTGAAGCGTGGTTTATCCCGTCGATGACGCAGCTCCCGGGCCCCAGGGGCGCTGTGATTTTTACCCATGGCAATGCCGAGCGCATTGAGCAATGGCCCGAGCGATTACAGTGTTACTTAGATCGGGGCATGAGCGTGCTTCTGCCGGAGTACCGAGGCTACGGTCAGTCTTGCGGTACGCCGTCAGAAGAGAAGATCGTAGGCGACATGCTTAGGTTTTGGGATCGACTGATTGCACAGCCGGGAATAGACCCTGCGCGCGTGGTGCTCCACGGGCGTTCGTTGGGTGGGGGCATCGCTTGCGCAATGGCCAGAAAACGCGCGCCAGCCGCCATGGTCCTGCAGTCCACATTCACCTCCATCTGTGCCGTGGCGAAAAAATACGGCGCGCCTCGATCGCTGATTCTTGATCCGTTTGACAATCTAGCGTGTGTGGCGGCCCTGGATCGACCGGTCCTTATCGTACACGGCACACGCGACCGTCTGATTCCGGTCTCTCACGCGCACCGCCTCTACCAGGTCGCCCGACGCGGGAAGTTGTTGCTCTATGATGGAGACCACAACAGTTGTCCCCCCAACTGGGAAGAATATGCCGTCGAGCTAGAGATATTCTTAAGAGAGTGTCATGTTTTATAGCCGAAAGATGCCAAAACAGTCACCTTCTTGTGTAATACGTGCAGTCTTGGGTACAATGCGCGCCGCACCCTCACTTCACATTGAGACGCAAGCGTACTTTGGAACTTTAGTTTGAATCTGCATCTCCGCTCAGCATCCAAGTCGTCCCCCCCTCGGCACAGCGCCCCGAGCCTGACAGATCTTGTTGCGCGCATCAAAGAGGACGATACTCCACGCTGGATGGTCGCCAAGGACGGACTCGACCATGGCCCGTTTTCGGGGCGCGAAATCGTCGCCATGATTGTGCAGGGCGAGGCGCTTGGAGAACATAATCTCACCAATATCGACACCGGAGAGCAAAGCCGCCTTTCTCAGTACCCGTTGTTTTCCG encodes:
- a CDS encoding DEAD/DEAH box helicase, translating into MSEVEPSISFDVLPLRPELQQSLKRMGFVQPTPVQLQSYAPIVEGRDLIVQAQTGTGKTAAFGIPIIDRRISREHIPQALILAPTRELALQSANELGRIAEGTGIRTLAVYGGAGMQQQIDALRGGIQIVSGTPGRVLDHLVRGTLDMSALAILVLDEADEMLSMGFIQELQEIMTRLPKPRQTLLFSATVEGDVMRMSERYLSDPVLLSLSSDAVGAAGIRHFVYLVSGKNRVSDLNAILQGENPETALIFCNTKAQTEAVVKELRSTGINAEWLNGDLPQREREAVLDRTRTGKLRFLVATDVAARGIDISHITHVINYTFPESAEQYVHRTGRTGRAGRTGTAISLVAPTEIGSLYYLRLQYKIHPIERSLPTDREHKTRLEMERMRQVMGEPGMIGESDRGVARRILARPDAEEVVAGLVARIQQLPTAAEKPAAPAHASAAEPAGPTQASAASGPRSRSGSRRRKPPSESAASNLSDAGGRLLYVSLGRRDGFNADEIVRFVREKCGLEQGEVSQVRVRDFYSFMSVPPTVASRVIETLNGQQVGNKTVVVEAAKSL
- a CDS encoding alpha/beta hydrolase, yielding MGLAGFIARTCFGWQRSLIFPRHLAREKGDDQGINPLAERWWLSTEEGDVEAWFIPSMTQLPGPRGAVIFTHGNAERIEQWPERLQCYLDRGMSVLLPEYRGYGQSCGTPSEEKIVGDMLRFWDRLIAQPGIDPARVVLHGRSLGGGIACAMARKRAPAAMVLQSTFTSICAVAKKYGAPRSLILDPFDNLACVAALDRPVLIVHGTRDRLIPVSHAHRLYQVARRGKLLLYDGDHNSCPPNWEEYAVELEIFLRECHVL